The following proteins are co-located in the Helicoverpa armigera isolate CAAS_96S chromosome 23, ASM3070526v1, whole genome shotgun sequence genome:
- the LOC110379021 gene encoding uncharacterized protein LOC110379021 translates to MGKINSDRDPEVSEDMVESIDELKERLSVMKKMMEERKAAGTGTKELFQGQASSLQGTTMIDGNFLSFVFGGSLFVIISVSVYAFYNLYHAVLKKFPSTHTEL, encoded by the exons atgGGCAAAATTAATTCTGACAGAGACCCTGAAG TTTCAGAAGACATGGTGGAATCAATAGACGAGTTAAAAGAAAGACTCTCAGTCATGAAGAAGATGATGGAGGAAAGGAAAGCTGCTGGCACTGGCACCAAGGAGTTGTTCCAAGGCCAGGCTTCCAGTCTTCAAGGAACCACCATGATTGATGGCAATTTCCTCAGTTTTGTCTTCGGAGGGTCCCTTTTCGTGATCATCAGTGTGTCAGTATATGCCTTCTACAATTTATACCACGCGGTCCTTAAGAAATTCCCCTCGACCCACACGGAGTTGTAA
- the LOC110379017 gene encoding trypsin, alkaline C encodes MAKLAFVLLLVAASVCTDAARIVGGNPTTIQEYPSIVQVEFRTGILWSQSCAANILNSRYVLSAAHCFEGLLFSINNRRIRAGTSTRGSGGTVISLTRRINHPSYGSLGYDGDISLVQLSSPLVWSDSIAQVSILPQGFQMPDGLPVVHAGWGTTQAGGVSSSILRDVQIYTINRDLCTARYASLFIPQRVTENMICAGILDVGGKDACQGDSGGPLYYEDILIGVVSWGRGCADSHYPGVSTAVSSYTDWIVSNAV; translated from the exons ATGGCGAAGCTGGCTTTTGTACTGTTATTAGTAGCAg CGTCGGTCTGCACGGACGCCGCGCGTATCGTCGGTGGCAACCCAACGACCATCCAGGAGTACCCCAGCATAGTGCAAGTGGAGTTCCGCACCGGCATCCTGTGGAGCCAGTCATGCGCTGCCAACATCCTCAACAGCAGATATGTGCTGTCTGCTGCACATTGCTTTGAGGGATT ACTCTTCAGCATCAACAACCGACGTATCCGCGCGGGCACCTCCACCCGCGGCTCCGGAGGCACCGTGATCTCCCTCACTCGTCGTATCAACCACCCCAGCTATGGAAGCCTCGGTTATGACGGAGACATCAGTTTGGTGCAGCTGAGCTCTCCCCTCGTGTGGAGTGACAGCATCGCCCAGGTGTCGATCTTGCCGCAAGGCTTCCAGATGCCCGATGGCTTGCCAGTTGTTCATGCTGGGTGGGGTACTACTCAG GCTGGAGGCGTCTCATCCTCAATCCTCCGAGACGTGCAAATCTACACCATCAACCGTGACCTGTGCACTGCTCGCTACGCCAGCCTCTTCATCCCTCAAAGGGTGACAGAGAACATGATCTGTGCCGGTATCCTGGACGTAGGAGGCAAGGACGCGTGCCAAGGAGACTCGGGAGGGCCCCTGTATTACGAGGATATCCTCATAGGAGTGGTGTCTTGGGGTCGTGGGTGCGCTGACTCGCACTATCCGGGAGTGAGCACCGCTGTGTCTTCCTATACCGACTGGATTGTGTCTAATGCTGTCTAA
- the LOC110379024 gene encoding trypsin, alkaline C gives MASYATFTLLVLAGFLASAFSSSSPARIEDYPSTVQLETGIGRVWLQTCVGSVLTSRHVLTAAHCLIGTALTPRISRVRAGTSERGRGGDVWEVNSVIRHPDYSLKAFEGNVGIVRLQTALWFGAAIQQARITASGVAFPANVPVTLAGWGRTSQEDLWADRDLHSTQLYTVDHSLCVEKYGDLKVPIAVTENMICAATLGTTGANFGVRDGGSPVFYDGILVGFVSFGSPLSATEYPLVATAVSPYSDWIVENAV, from the exons ATGGCTTCCTACGCTACCTTCACCCTTCTCGTCCTCGCTG GATTCCTGGCCAGCGCCTTCTCCAGCAGCTCTCCTGCCAGGATTGAGGACTACCCCAGCACCGTTCAGCTGGAGACTGGAATCGGCCGTGTCTGGCTGCAAACCTGTGTTGGTTCCGTTCTGACCTCCCGCCATGTTCTGACCGCCGCTCACTGCCTTATTGGAAC CGCCCTCACTCCCCGCATAAGCCGTGTCCGCGCCGGCACCAGCGAGCGCGGCCGTGGCGGCGACGTCTGGGAGGTCAACAGCGTCATCAGACACCCTGACTACAGCTTGAAGGCTTTCGAAGGCAACGTCGGCATTGTTCGTCTGCAGACCGCCCTCTGGTTCGGCGCTGCCATCCAACAGGCTAGGATCACCGCTTCTGGTGTCGCTTTCCCCGCTAATGTCCCCGTGACCCTGGCTGGATGGGGCCGCACCTCG CAAGAAGACCTCTGGGCTGACCGCGACCTCCACAGCACTCAACTTTACACCGTCGACCACAGCCTCTGCGTCGAGAAGTACGGAGACCTCAAGGTTCCCATTGCCGTTACTGAGAACATGATCTGTGCTGCTACCCTCGGCACTACTGGCGCTAACTTCGGTGTCAGGGATGGTGGTTCTCCCGTCTTCTATGACGGAATCCTGGTTGGCTTCGTGTCCTTCGGCAGCCCTCTTAGTGCTACCGAGTACCCCTTGGTCGCTACTGCTGTCTCTCCCTACTCCGACTGGATCGTTGAAAACGCTGTTTAA